The Halobellus sp. MBLA0158 genome has a window encoding:
- a CDS encoding MnhB domain-containing protein translates to MSGDPDRTYVESTIIMTTVRMVVPFVFTFGLYVMFHGAESAGGGFQGGVIVASAVLLLAFAFGIEPTRIWLEGPLSRIAIALGGATFALIGLGAVVGGGAFLEYEAYGLGTDGVKYGIELVELGIGAIVSGVLVSLFFSLARGDFVVAGEAVESEADGEGGERA, encoded by the coding sequence ATGAGCGGAGATCCTGACAGAACCTACGTCGAGAGTACGATCATCATGACGACCGTCCGTATGGTGGTCCCGTTCGTGTTCACCTTCGGACTCTACGTGATGTTCCACGGGGCCGAGTCCGCGGGCGGCGGCTTCCAGGGCGGCGTCATCGTCGCCTCGGCCGTGCTCCTGCTCGCGTTCGCGTTCGGGATCGAGCCCACGCGGATCTGGCTTGAGGGCCCCCTCTCCCGGATCGCGATCGCCCTCGGGGGCGCGACGTTCGCGCTCATCGGCCTCGGCGCGGTGGTCGGCGGCGGCGCCTTCCTGGAGTACGAGGCGTACGGGCTCGGGACCGACGGCGTCAAGTACGGCATCGAACTCGTCGAACTCGGGATCGGCGCCATCGTCTCGGGCGTCCTCGTCAGTCTCTTTTTCAGCCTGGCGCGGGGCGACTTCGTCGTCGCCGGCGAGGCCGTCGAGAGCGAGGCCGACGGCGAGGGGGGTGAGCGCGCGTGA
- a CDS encoding DUF4040 domain-containing protein: protein MSAVTAELAVVLTFSVLTALAAIFLRDVLNAIIAFAAFSFGIAVAWLLLAAPDVALTEAAVGAGITTVLFLVTIAKTVRPSGERLFEPIEWRSVAVVVVLAGTLLTTVRSLPAVGSPTSPVATSRITEYYLENAYPETGVENVVTAVLAAYRGFDTLGEATVVIAAGLAVLLVLRQEAYV, encoded by the coding sequence GTGAGCGCAGTCACGGCCGAGCTCGCGGTCGTCCTCACCTTCTCGGTGCTGACCGCGCTGGCGGCAATCTTCCTCCGGGACGTCCTCAACGCGATCATCGCCTTCGCGGCGTTCAGCTTCGGCATCGCCGTCGCGTGGCTTCTCTTGGCCGCCCCCGACGTCGCGCTGACCGAGGCCGCCGTGGGCGCCGGGATCACGACCGTCCTCTTCCTGGTGACGATCGCGAAGACGGTCCGCCCGAGCGGCGAGCGCCTCTTCGAGCCGATCGAGTGGCGCTCGGTCGCGGTGGTCGTCGTCCTGGCGGGGACGCTCCTGACGACCGTGCGGTCGCTGCCGGCGGTCGGCTCGCCGACCTCGCCGGTCGCGACCTCGCGGATCACCGAGTACTACCTAGAGAACGCCTACCCCGAAACCGGCGTCGAGAACGTCGTGACCGCCGTGCTCGCGGCCTACCGCGGGTTCGACACCCTCGGCGAGGCGACGGTGGTCATCGCCGCCGGGCTCGCGGTGCTTCTCGTCCTGCGACAGGAGGCCTACGTATGA
- the hpt gene encoding hypoxanthine/guanine phosphoribosyltransferase yields MDQLRQSLLEAPIIEKGDYEYFVHPISDGVPMLRPELLREIVIKIIRKAEIDNVDKIVTPAAMGIHISTAVSLMTDIPLVVIRKRQYGLDGEEPLSQQTGYSENEMYINDVDPGDRVLVLDDVLSTGGTMRAVLDALDTIGAEVVDTVAVIKKAGPNELDDSDHHVKTLINVRVEDGEVVIVDAHGDD; encoded by the coding sequence ATGGATCAACTGCGGCAGTCGCTCCTCGAAGCCCCGATCATCGAGAAGGGAGACTACGAGTACTTCGTCCACCCCATCAGCGACGGCGTCCCGATGCTCCGCCCGGAGCTCCTGCGGGAGATCGTGATCAAGATCATCCGGAAGGCCGAGATCGACAACGTCGACAAGATCGTCACCCCGGCCGCGATGGGCATCCACATCTCCACGGCGGTCTCTTTGATGACCGACATCCCGCTCGTCGTCATCCGCAAGCGCCAGTACGGCCTCGACGGCGAAGAGCCGCTGAGCCAGCAGACGGGCTACTCCGAGAACGAGATGTACATCAACGACGTCGACCCGGGCGACCGCGTGCTCGTCCTCGACGACGTGCTCTCGACGGGCGGGACGATGCGGGCGGTGCTCGATGCCCTGGACACCATCGGCGCCGAGGTCGTCGACACCGTCGCCGTGATCAAGAAGGCGGGCCCGAACGAACTCGACGACAGCGACCACCACGTCAAGACGCTGATCAACGTCCGCGTCGAGGACGGCGAGGTCGTCATCGTCGACGCGCACGGCGACGACTGA
- a CDS encoding cation:proton antiporter, which translates to MAVSGLLQTVLLAAAAAFVVFAVVLVYRIVAGPTMQDRVIAVNGIGTNAVVVLALLAAALDRPGYLDVALVYGMLNFLMSIAISKFTVERGGVI; encoded by the coding sequence ATGGCCGTCTCGGGACTGCTCCAGACGGTGCTTTTGGCCGCCGCGGCCGCGTTCGTCGTCTTCGCCGTCGTGCTCGTCTACCGGATCGTCGCGGGCCCGACGATGCAGGATCGGGTCATCGCGGTCAACGGGATCGGGACGAACGCGGTCGTCGTCCTCGCACTCTTGGCCGCGGCGCTCGACCGGCCGGGCTACCTCGACGTGGCGCTCGTCTACGGGATGTTGAACTTCCTCATGAGCATCGCCATCTCGAAGTTCACCGTCGAGCGGGGCGGGGTGATCTGA
- a CDS encoding ABC transporter substrate-binding protein, with translation MSSGSDSDRRGPTALASRSRRSFLHLLGLGGAASLAGCSAPQGTGASDGADYVDGTSTSAQTLNFLSVDDVPSANRIQLALDGAYAVTPDQEIFPLWADISTDDGRVYTVELRDNLRWGGDYGSMTAEDWVYMITEVFQAEPNWAGFPNPGDWRRGGEPIPVEKTGTRSFEIRLPEPDPAFPLRPIMWGAYCMPKELIQRYRPDGDQEGLAQDEAVQTLAYAGNLGPYTFERWDRGAAFVATRNDDYYLREADDVPEAWQEAPYFDSYTYEVVPEESTRLSALRSGELTATEVPESRVEQFEGLEDVDVKVFPQAFMTSLIYNQRANGSFFEALRKPAVRRALAYAVDKEQIVEDVLRGYATVAHTFQPTFSKWYSDERVRELGVGDAYSHERARELLRENLGSTPYRYEGDRVVDAEGEPVSLDLVFAQGSQAVETTAELVAQEYDAVGIDVELSAKEYGAIVEQHLYNDWQGDGEAPWDAGPYNGGPRDGSLSARPWDMLLGITFNTYPRTPSAIRSFVVERGGTNFYGYHPETDFASLFDTASSTVDDAERRAALSEIFGALSVEQPFNFLNMGVEIVGFDADVRGPEEVFGYTWNRNTWRLDAA, from the coding sequence ATGTCATCCGGTAGCGATTCGGACCGCCGCGGACCGACCGCGCTCGCGTCGCGGTCCCGGCGATCCTTTCTCCATCTACTCGGTCTCGGGGGCGCGGCGTCGCTCGCGGGCTGTAGCGCGCCGCAGGGGACCGGAGCGAGCGACGGGGCCGACTACGTCGACGGCACCTCGACCAGCGCCCAGACACTGAACTTCCTCAGCGTCGACGACGTCCCCTCCGCGAATCGGATCCAGCTGGCGCTCGACGGCGCCTACGCCGTCACGCCCGACCAGGAGATCTTCCCGCTGTGGGCCGACATCTCGACGGACGACGGCCGCGTGTACACCGTGGAGCTCCGCGACAATCTCCGCTGGGGTGGAGACTACGGGTCGATGACGGCCGAGGACTGGGTGTATATGATCACCGAGGTCTTCCAGGCGGAGCCGAACTGGGCGGGGTTCCCGAACCCCGGCGACTGGCGACGCGGGGGCGAGCCGATCCCCGTCGAGAAGACGGGCACGCGCTCGTTCGAGATCCGACTGCCGGAGCCCGACCCAGCCTTTCCGCTCCGGCCGATTATGTGGGGCGCCTACTGTATGCCCAAGGAGCTCATCCAGCGGTACCGGCCCGACGGCGACCAGGAGGGCCTCGCCCAGGACGAGGCGGTCCAGACGCTCGCGTACGCCGGCAACCTCGGCCCCTACACCTTCGAGCGCTGGGACCGTGGCGCGGCGTTCGTCGCCACGCGGAACGACGACTACTACCTCCGCGAGGCCGACGACGTCCCCGAGGCGTGGCAAGAGGCACCGTACTTCGACTCCTACACCTACGAGGTCGTCCCCGAGGAGAGCACGCGTCTTTCGGCGCTCCGCTCCGGCGAGCTGACAGCCACCGAGGTCCCCGAGTCCCGCGTCGAGCAGTTCGAGGGCCTGGAGGACGTCGACGTCAAGGTGTTCCCGCAGGCGTTTATGACCTCGCTGATCTACAATCAGCGCGCCAACGGCTCCTTCTTCGAGGCGCTCCGGAAGCCGGCGGTCAGGCGGGCGCTCGCGTACGCCGTCGACAAGGAACAGATCGTCGAGGACGTCCTCCGCGGGTACGCGACGGTCGCCCACACCTTCCAGCCGACGTTCTCGAAGTGGTACTCCGACGAGCGGGTCCGCGAACTCGGCGTCGGCGACGCGTACAGCCACGAGCGCGCCCGCGAGTTGCTCCGCGAGAACCTCGGCTCGACGCCGTACCGCTACGAGGGCGACCGCGTCGTCGACGCCGAGGGCGAGCCGGTGTCGCTGGACCTGGTCTTCGCGCAGGGTTCGCAGGCCGTCGAGACGACCGCCGAGCTCGTCGCCCAGGAGTACGACGCCGTCGGGATCGACGTCGAACTCTCCGCGAAGGAGTACGGGGCGATCGTCGAACAGCACCTCTACAACGACTGGCAGGGCGACGGCGAGGCGCCGTGGGACGCCGGCCCCTACAACGGCGGCCCGCGCGACGGCTCGCTGAGCGCCCGCCCCTGGGACATGCTCCTCGGCATCACGTTCAACACCTACCCGCGGACGCCGTCGGCCATCCGGAGCTTCGTGGTTGAGCGCGGCGGCACCAACTTCTACGGCTACCACCCCGAGACGGACTTCGCGTCGCTTTTCGACACCGCATCGAGCACCGTCGACGACGCGGAGCGCCGCGCGGCGCTGTCGGAGATCTTCGGCGCGCTCTCGGTCGAACAGCCGTTCAATTTCCTGAATATGGGCGTCGAGATCGTCGGCTTCGACGCCGACGTCCGCGGCCCCGAGGAGGTCTTCGGCTACACCTGGAACCGGAACACGTGGCGGCTTGACGCGGCCTGA
- a CDS encoding cation:proton antiporter subunit C has translation MIDLLATHYNYLVYVALVGIGLYGVTASSNLVTKIIGLNVFQVGIFLFFVTSGYIQGGSPPVVHGHGAETFVSPLPHVLILTAIVVGVSLTAVALALVVRIYNAYGTLDEEAIREVQLND, from the coding sequence GTGATCGACCTGCTCGCGACCCACTACAACTACCTGGTGTACGTGGCGCTTGTCGGCATCGGCCTGTACGGCGTCACCGCCAGCTCGAACCTCGTGACGAAGATCATCGGCCTCAACGTCTTCCAGGTCGGGATCTTCCTGTTTTTCGTCACGAGCGGCTACATCCAGGGCGGCTCGCCGCCCGTCGTCCACGGCCACGGCGCCGAGACGTTCGTGAGCCCGCTGCCGCACGTCCTCATCCTGACCGCCATCGTCGTCGGCGTCAGCCTGACCGCCGTGGCGCTGGCGCTCGTCGTGCGGATCTACAACGCCTACGGGACGCTCGACGAGGAGGCCATCCGGGAGGTGCAGCTCAATGACTGA
- a CDS encoding type IV pilin, with amino-acid sequence MNIQKLFTEDRAVSPVIGVILMVAITVILAAVIGTFVLNLGQGLQQTAPQASFSFDYTDDTNVTITHESGDSIDAAQLNTTGLEVGPVEWEGHNGLTGTVSAGTSAEFNNTVPWSGETVRVVWKSADGSASATLSQSTAPTV; translated from the coding sequence ATGAATATTCAGAAATTATTCACAGAGGATCGAGCCGTCTCGCCGGTCATCGGGGTTATCCTGATGGTCGCGATCACAGTCATCCTCGCGGCCGTCATCGGGACGTTCGTCCTGAACCTCGGCCAGGGGCTCCAGCAGACGGCGCCCCAGGCGAGCTTCAGCTTCGACTACACCGACGACACGAACGTGACGATCACCCACGAGAGCGGTGACTCCATCGACGCTGCCCAACTGAACACGACCGGACTGGAGGTCGGCCCCGTCGAGTGGGAGGGCCACAACGGCCTGACCGGGACAGTCTCCGCTGGGACGAGCGCGGAGTTCAACAACACCGTCCCCTGGAGCGGCGAGACCGTCCGCGTCGTCTGGAAATCCGCCGACGGATCGGCCTCGGCGACTCTGAGCCAGTCGACCGCCCCGACGGTCTGA
- a CDS encoding proton-conducting transporter transmembrane domain-containing protein, producing the protein MTDAVALLVAVPILFALLPVTVGGVWDRAGWATAAVAALVHLGLSLSVAAKVFSSGSFTYAVGNYTPPFGIELVADGVSATLVVLTSVVTVAVVAYARTAGPHSNSFYSELLLLTAGISGVFVTGDVFNLYVFIEITGLATYALVATGDDPAAALASLKYLLVGTIGASLYLLGVGYLYIATGTLNMADLSTLLPEVGYGSPLVLTGFALLVVGLAVKAALFPLHTWQPGAYAESPDSVTAYISALVSTAAAYALFRIVYAVFTPAFDAAVPFALDALVVLASVSVVVGSVLAVLQSDLKRMLAYSSVAQFGLVIAGFAIANSTAVTGGLVHLVGHAVMKAGLFVGVGALASVAGGRTVDDLAGVADRAPLTSAAFAVLAFALVGVPPAIGFAGKWHIVLGAVEGGRWGVALVAVVSTLLTLAYFARVVERMYFRDAPAPAEEVAGDAASPDGGDDTLAADGGETSESAADETVDAEAEAAAGSVSPAARAIVVGAAVAAVVLGLFAVELIDVFEPVLEVYF; encoded by the coding sequence ATGACTGACGCCGTCGCCCTGCTCGTGGCCGTGCCGATCCTCTTCGCCCTGCTGCCGGTCACCGTCGGCGGCGTCTGGGACCGCGCCGGCTGGGCGACGGCCGCGGTCGCGGCGCTCGTCCACCTCGGGCTGTCGCTTTCTGTCGCCGCGAAAGTGTTCTCCAGCGGGTCGTTCACCTACGCGGTCGGGAACTACACGCCCCCGTTCGGGATCGAACTCGTCGCCGACGGCGTCAGCGCGACGCTCGTGGTCCTGACCTCCGTCGTGACCGTCGCGGTCGTCGCCTACGCCCGGACGGCCGGGCCGCACTCGAACAGCTTCTACAGCGAACTGCTCCTCCTGACCGCGGGAATCTCGGGCGTCTTCGTCACCGGCGACGTGTTCAACCTCTACGTGTTCATCGAGATCACGGGGCTGGCGACGTACGCGCTGGTCGCGACCGGCGACGACCCCGCCGCGGCGCTCGCGAGCCTGAAGTACCTGCTCGTGGGAACCATCGGCGCGTCGCTGTACCTCCTGGGCGTCGGCTACCTCTACATCGCGACGGGGACGCTGAACATGGCCGACCTGTCGACGCTCCTCCCCGAGGTCGGCTACGGCTCGCCGCTCGTCCTCACGGGCTTCGCCCTGCTCGTCGTCGGCCTCGCGGTCAAGGCCGCGCTCTTCCCGCTCCACACCTGGCAGCCCGGCGCCTACGCGGAGTCGCCCGACAGCGTCACCGCGTACATCTCGGCGCTCGTGTCGACGGCGGCCGCCTACGCGCTGTTCCGGATCGTCTACGCCGTGTTCACGCCAGCGTTCGACGCCGCGGTGCCGTTCGCGCTCGACGCGCTCGTCGTCCTGGCGTCGGTGAGCGTCGTCGTCGGCTCCGTGCTGGCGGTCCTCCAGTCCGACCTCAAGCGGATGCTGGCTTACTCCTCTGTCGCGCAGTTCGGCCTCGTGATCGCCGGCTTCGCGATCGCCAATTCCACCGCGGTGACCGGCGGGCTCGTCCACCTCGTCGGCCACGCGGTGATGAAGGCCGGGCTGTTCGTCGGCGTGGGCGCGCTCGCGAGCGTCGCGGGCGGCCGCACCGTCGACGACCTCGCCGGCGTCGCCGACCGCGCGCCGCTGACCAGCGCCGCGTTCGCGGTCCTGGCGTTCGCGCTGGTCGGCGTGCCGCCGGCGATCGGCTTCGCCGGGAAGTGGCACATCGTCCTCGGCGCGGTCGAGGGCGGCCGCTGGGGCGTCGCGCTCGTCGCCGTGGTGAGCACGCTCCTGACGCTCGCGTACTTCGCGCGGGTCGTCGAACGGATGTACTTCCGCGACGCGCCCGCGCCGGCCGAGGAGGTCGCGGGCGACGCCGCGAGCCCGGACGGCGGCGACGACACGCTGGCCGCAGACGGCGGAGAGACGAGCGAGTCGGCAGCCGATGAGACGGTCGACGCAGAGGCGGAGGCGGCGGCCGGCTCGGTCTCGCCGGCGGCGCGCGCCATCGTCGTCGGCGCCGCGGTCGCCGCCGTGGTCCTCGGCCTGTTCGCGGTCGAACTGATCGACGTCTTCGAGCCCGTGCTGGAGGTGTACTTCTGA
- the mnhG gene encoding monovalent cation/H(+) antiporter subunit G → MTPTEILVVALVAAGTFFAFVAVVGIVRLPDLYTRAHATSKSDTLGILLTLSGVALVFGADLAVAKTVLLGLFLFVTNPTAAHAITRAAYDQGIAPWTTETEGDE, encoded by the coding sequence ATGACGCCGACCGAGATACTGGTCGTCGCGCTCGTCGCGGCCGGGACGTTCTTCGCGTTCGTCGCGGTCGTCGGGATCGTCCGCCTGCCGGACCTGTACACCCGTGCGCACGCGACGTCCAAGAGCGACACCCTGGGGATCCTGCTCACGCTGAGCGGGGTCGCGCTGGTCTTCGGCGCCGACCTCGCGGTGGCGAAGACGGTCCTCCTGGGGCTGTTCCTGTTCGTGACGAACCCGACCGCCGCACACGCGATCACCCGCGCCGCGTACGACCAGGGGATCGCGCCCTGGACCACGGAAACGGAGGGAGACGAGTGA
- a CDS encoding ABC transporter permease codes for MSLHWYTARRVAWAGVVAFVILTVTFVLLEYAPDPQLARIQFRAAASGGSAEAAAEAYVRRRGLQGPLWARYLDYLANLATGDWGWSDTRSQPVVTAILTALPYSLMYTVPAVLLSTFFGIAIGLYSAFNQYTKADYAATFVAFFGISIPNFWFGIVLILVFAVHLGWVPVLFDAQLARTRPFSLANARQLALPVFVLGTGAIASTMRYARAEALEYVRAAFVKTARAKGASEWRILTRHVLRPTLVPLSTILVGDLLGVILSASYLVEVVFGIPGIGRLSLEAIRRQDTALVLGTTLVPVFVAVIGNLLQDLAYAALDPRIDYGDR; via the coding sequence ATGAGTCTGCACTGGTACACGGCGCGGCGGGTCGCGTGGGCGGGCGTCGTCGCCTTCGTCATCCTCACGGTCACGTTCGTCCTCCTGGAGTACGCGCCCGACCCGCAGTTGGCCCGGATCCAGTTTCGGGCGGCCGCGAGCGGCGGGAGCGCGGAGGCCGCCGCGGAGGCGTACGTCCGCCGGCGCGGGCTCCAGGGCCCGCTCTGGGCGCGCTATCTGGACTACCTCGCGAACCTCGCGACCGGCGACTGGGGCTGGTCGGACACCCGTTCACAGCCCGTCGTGACGGCCATCCTGACCGCGCTCCCGTACTCGCTGATGTACACCGTTCCGGCGGTCCTCCTCTCCACGTTCTTCGGCATCGCCATCGGGCTCTACTCGGCGTTCAATCAGTACACCAAGGCCGACTACGCGGCGACGTTCGTCGCGTTCTTCGGGATCAGCATCCCGAACTTCTGGTTCGGGATCGTGCTCATCCTCGTGTTCGCGGTCCACCTCGGCTGGGTGCCCGTCCTCTTCGACGCCCAGCTGGCCCGGACGCGGCCGTTCTCCCTCGCGAACGCCCGGCAGCTCGCGCTCCCCGTCTTCGTCCTCGGGACGGGCGCCATCGCGAGCACGATGCGCTACGCCCGGGCCGAGGCGCTGGAGTACGTCCGCGCGGCGTTCGTGAAGACCGCGCGGGCGAAGGGCGCCAGCGAGTGGCGGATCCTCACCCGACACGTCCTCCGGCCGACACTCGTTCCCCTCTCGACGATCCTCGTCGGCGACTTGCTGGGCGTGATCCTCTCGGCGTCGTACCTCGTGGAGGTCGTCTTCGGCATTCCGGGGATCGGCCGTCTCAGCCTGGAGGCGATCCGCCGCCAGGACACCGCCCTCGTCCTCGGAACGACGCTCGTGCCCGTTTTCGTCGCCGTGATCGGCAATTTGCTTCAGGACCTCGCGTACGCCGCGCTGGACCCGCGGATCGACTACGGTGATCGGTGA
- a CDS encoding ABC transporter permease, protein MAGDGREDGHDAGDPLAESERERFEDVDWEAIDADDGGRSRTRLAALAAVVAYALALAYDLSLPPDRPTVEVGSLDFVWDVTAVDWLFVATLLALGFALVPLARNRRLTAYYWRRFRRHTPAVVSLAYLAFVFLLGSVGTLFLQPPDLNVAAAYQPPVFLSVDAAVPTECVGPVIDGRCRGTWRYPLGTTAEGKGLLALAIFGMRVSMQVGLIATLISIAIATAVGATAAYAGGWVDEALMRYVDIQQTFPTFFLFLFLAYLFGGSLFVLIVIFGVTGWGGIARIVRSEALQRSEEPYVDAASAAGASGPWIVWRHVVPNVSNSIVTAATLNIPILILSEAALSFIGLGNATLPSWGQTIAAGRGDLATAWWVSTVPGVFLFATILAFNFVGDALRDALDPRQEVGR, encoded by the coding sequence ATGGCGGGGGACGGACGCGAGGACGGCCACGACGCCGGGGATCCACTAGCCGAGTCGGAGCGCGAGCGCTTCGAAGACGTCGACTGGGAGGCGATCGACGCCGACGACGGCGGCCGCTCGCGGACGCGACTCGCCGCTCTCGCGGCCGTGGTCGCCTACGCGCTCGCGCTGGCCTACGACCTGTCCCTGCCGCCTGATCGGCCGACCGTCGAGGTCGGATCCCTCGATTTCGTCTGGGACGTCACCGCGGTCGACTGGCTGTTCGTCGCGACGCTTCTGGCCCTCGGCTTCGCGCTCGTCCCGCTCGCGCGGAACCGCCGGCTGACCGCCTACTACTGGCGTCGATTCCGACGCCACACCCCCGCGGTCGTCAGCCTCGCGTACCTCGCTTTCGTCTTCCTGCTCGGCTCGGTCGGCACGCTCTTCCTCCAGCCGCCGGACCTGAACGTCGCGGCCGCGTACCAGCCGCCGGTGTTCCTGAGCGTCGACGCCGCGGTCCCGACCGAGTGCGTCGGGCCGGTCATCGACGGCCGGTGCCGGGGCACGTGGCGGTATCCGCTGGGGACCACGGCCGAGGGCAAGGGACTGCTCGCGCTCGCGATCTTCGGGATGCGCGTCAGTATGCAGGTGGGGCTGATCGCGACGCTCATCTCGATCGCGATCGCGACCGCCGTGGGCGCGACGGCCGCCTACGCGGGCGGGTGGGTCGACGAGGCGCTGATGCGCTACGTCGATATCCAGCAGACCTTCCCGACGTTCTTCCTCTTTCTCTTTCTTGCATACCTCTTCGGCGGCAGCCTCTTCGTCCTCATCGTGATCTTCGGCGTGACGGGGTGGGGCGGGATCGCCCGGATCGTCCGGAGCGAGGCGCTCCAGCGTAGCGAGGAGCCCTACGTCGACGCCGCAAGCGCGGCCGGCGCGTCCGGCCCCTGGATCGTCTGGCGGCACGTCGTCCCGAACGTCTCGAACTCCATCGTCACGGCCGCGACGCTCAACATCCCGATCCTGATCCTCTCGGAGGCGGCGCTCTCGTTCATCGGCCTCGGGAACGCGACGCTGCCCTCGTGGGGACAGACGATCGCGGCCGGGCGGGGCGACCTCGCGACCGCCTGGTGGGTCTCGACCGTCCCCGGTGTGTTCCTCTTCGCGACCATCCTGGCGTTCAACTTCGTGGGCGACGCGCTCCGGGACGCGCTCGATCCGCGGCAGGAGGTGGGCCGGTGA
- a CDS encoding monovalent cation/H+ antiporter subunit E, with translation MAASSPRILVPVGESSTFRNTVAYAVREAREAAEESGESAVVHFVYPARWRLVDGGSADDTQSATGLLDRVTVWAEEDLDYDGDGEGEFPLEIETAVIGADRYLFSPGDFAAIVAEYGRRHDLDRVVVDPEFRPGGSAPMLRPFEVELARSPLSVEEAPGGRPTTRSRLVSRTTLAKGVATFGATFAFYLVVAGSLSPFDLATGGLTALLATIAFSNVTFVLSPSPRRTGVRIARMALFVPYLVWEITKANLSIAYIILHPDLPIDPEMRRFRAGVWGGLPVTTLANSITLTPGTLTVDVGREGLDIHTLTGSARDDLAAGGLERAVRFVFYGRSGARIPTPTERGSISVVESSADDGTSDSVATDGPIDPAPAADATDAAPEEDD, from the coding sequence ATGGCGGCCAGTAGCCCGCGGATCCTCGTGCCCGTCGGCGAGTCCTCGACCTTTCGGAACACGGTCGCATACGCCGTCCGAGAGGCCCGGGAGGCGGCCGAGGAGAGCGGCGAATCGGCGGTCGTCCACTTCGTGTACCCCGCGCGGTGGCGCCTCGTCGACGGCGGCTCCGCCGACGACACCCAGAGCGCGACCGGCCTCTTGGACCGCGTGACCGTCTGGGCCGAAGAGGACCTCGACTACGACGGGGACGGCGAAGGCGAGTTCCCCCTGGAGATCGAGACCGCGGTCATCGGCGCCGACCGCTACCTGTTCAGCCCCGGCGACTTCGCGGCGATCGTCGCCGAGTACGGGCGCCGGCACGACCTCGATCGGGTCGTCGTCGATCCGGAGTTCCGGCCCGGCGGGAGCGCCCCGATGCTCCGGCCCTTCGAGGTCGAACTCGCGCGGTCGCCGCTCTCTGTCGAGGAGGCGCCCGGCGGTCGGCCGACCACCCGGAGCCGGCTCGTCTCGCGGACGACGCTCGCGAAGGGCGTCGCGACCTTCGGCGCCACGTTCGCCTTCTATCTCGTCGTCGCCGGGTCGCTGTCGCCGTTCGATCTCGCGACCGGCGGGCTGACGGCGCTGCTCGCGACGATCGCGTTCTCCAACGTCACTTTCGTGCTCTCCCCGTCGCCGAGGCGCACGGGCGTCCGGATCGCCCGGATGGCGCTTTTCGTTCCCTACCTCGTCTGGGAGATCACGAAGGCGAACCTCTCGATCGCGTACATCATCCTCCACCCGGACCTGCCGATCGACCCCGAGATGCGACGGTTCCGGGCGGGCGTGTGGGGCGGGCTCCCCGTGACGACGCTCGCGAACAGCATCACGCTGACGCCCGGGACGCTCACGGTCGACGTCGGCCGCGAGGGGCTCGACATCCACACGCTGACCGGCTCGGCCCGCGACGACCTCGCCGCCGGCGGGCTCGAACGGGCGGTCCGGTTCGTCTTCTACGGCCGCTCGGGCGCCCGCATCCCGACGCCGACCGAACGCGGGAGCATCTCGGTCGTCGAATCGAGTGCGGACGACGGCACGTCTGACTCCGTCGCGACCGACGGACCGATCGACCCGGCGCCGGCCGCCGACGCGACAGACGCCGCGCCGGAGGAGGACGACTGA